The following coding sequences lie in one Rutidosis leptorrhynchoides isolate AG116_Rl617_1_P2 chromosome 4, CSIRO_AGI_Rlap_v1, whole genome shotgun sequence genomic window:
- the LOC139844602 gene encoding protein HHL1, chloroplastic-like: protein MEVCMSLKPHYSLPRTTTTTIDDSQLIIRHSFSSSQIQKKQHGKSCRLMVIEAKGKKGMQARQFQRQMPAMPKIEDDGNPRFVIFIRMANVYLWYPVSIVAGGTTAKILLAGKDNFVGKYIYKDTLSKNLAGVIYKDEKEVQKTAVRQHRVLRAATDFRYGYKIVEGTNIRAALASNDVIELPTKAELKTVLDKVLDFFGDAKESFGKLTDLTSSSDESEETTSDEKSKIKS from the exons atggaagtTTGTATGTCTCTAAAACCACACTATTCACTtcccagaacaacaacaacaacaattgatGATTCACAGTTAATCATCAGACACTCATTTTCATCATCACAAATTCAGAAAAAACAACATGGAAAGAGTTGTAGATTAATGGTGATTGAAGCTAAAGGAAAAAAGGGAATGCAAGCAAGACAGTTTCAACGTCAAATGCCAGCTATGCCTAAAATTGAAGATGATGGAAATCCAAGATTTGTTATTTTCATCCGTATGGCCAAT GTTTATTTATGGTATCCTGTTAGTATAGTAGCAGGAGGCACAACAGCAAAGATCCTGCTTGCAGGCAAAGATAACTTTGTTGGGAAATACATTTACAAAGACACTTTATCGAAAAATCTTGCAGGAGTCATTTATAAG GACGAGAAGGAGGTTCAAAAAACAGCAGTTCGTCAGCATCGTGTGTTGCGCGCAGCTACAGATTTCAGATATGGTTACAAGATTGTG GAAGGTACCAACATAAGAGCGGCACTAGCAAGCAATGATGTAATCGAG ctccCAACAAAAGCCGAGCTGAAAACAGTGCTCGATAAGGTTTTGGATTTCTTTGGAGATGCCAAAGAGTCATTCGGGAAACTGACTGATCTGACGTCATCATCTGACGAGTCCGAGGAAACCACAAGTGACGAAAAATCTAA gaTTAAAAGCTGA
- the LOC139844601 gene encoding serine/threonine protein phosphatase 2A 57 kDa regulatory subunit B' theta isoform-like, which translates to MIKQILSKVSRKQSKSSKNQDSSGTQNPNLTSSSSKGSNFASGNSRKLVNSDISAPLNTRFNPNEKNYRNGGPVSVSYESLPTFRDVSSSEKQNLFIKKVIMCSVVFDFTDPTKNLKEKEIKRQTLLELVDFVASNNLKFTEPVMHEFVKMVSVNLFKELTPQPRDTKILESYDLEEEEPSMDPSWPHLQIVYELLLRFIAAPEADAKIAKKFIDHYFVLKLLDMFDSEDPREREYLKTILHRVYGKFMVHRPFIRKSINNIFYRFVLETEKHNGIAELLEILGSIVNGFALPLKEEHKLFLSRSLIPLHKPKCLAMYHQQLSYCITQFVEKDCKLADMVIRGLLKYWPVTNSSKEIMFLGELEEVLEATQQPEFHRCMVPLFKQIARCLNSLHFQVAERVLFFWNNDHIESLIRQNRKVILPIIFPALERNGRYHWNQAVHSLTLNVRKIFFDLDPELFNECLLNFQEEEEKEEKMKSRRESTWKRLEEIASNKASSNEAVLVN; encoded by the exons ATGATCAAGCAAATACTCAGCAAGGTTTCCAGGAAACAATCAAAATCATCAAAAAATCAAGATTCTTCAggtacccaaaaccctaatttaacCTCTTCCAGTTCAAAAGGAAGTAATTTTGCAAGTGGGAATTCAAGAAAGCTTGTGAATTCTGATATATCAGCCCCATTGAATACTCGATTCAATCCGAATGAAAAGAATTATCGAAATGGAGGGCCTGTAAGTGTTTCTTATGAATCTTTACCAACTTTTAGAGATGTTTCAAGTAGTGAAAAACAGAATTTGTTCATAAAGAAAGTAATTATGTGTTCTGTAGTGTTTGATTTCACTGACCCAACTAAAAACCTCAAAGAAAAAGAGATAAAGCGACAAACTTTATTAGAATTAGTCGATTTCGTGGCTTCTAATAATCTTAAGTTCACAGAACCAGTTATGCACGAATTTGTGAAAATGGTATCTGTAAATTTGTTTAAAGAACTCACTCCACAACCTCGCGATACCAAAATCTTGGAATCTTATGATTTAGAAGAAGAAGAACCATCAATGGATCCATCATGGCCTCATTTGCAAATCGTTTACGAGCTTTTACTTAGGTTTATTGCAGCACCCGAAGCAGATGCAAAAATAGCAAAAAAGTTCATTGATCATTATTTTGTTCTCAAGTTATTAGATATGTTTGATTCTGAAGATCCAAGAGAACGCGAATATTTAAAGACGATTCTTCATAGAGTTTATGGAAAATTTATGGTTCATCGACCGTTTATTAGGAAATCTATTAACAATATCTTTTACAGATTTGTTTTAGAGACTGAAAAGCATAATGGGATTGCTGAACTTTTGGAAATTTTAGGAAGTATTGTGAATGGGTTTGCGTTGCCTTTGAAGGAAGAACATAAATTGTTTCTTTCTAGGTCTTTAATTCCGTTACATAAACCGAAATGTTTAGCAATGTATCATCAGCAATTGTCGTATTGTATTACTCAGTTTGTTGAAAAAGATTGCAAATTGGCTGATATGGTGATTAGGGGTTTGTTGAAATATTGGCCGGTTACAAATAGCTCGAAAGAAATCATGTTTTTAGGTGAGCTGGAGGAGGTTCTTGAAGCAACGCAGCAACCAGAATTTCATCGGTGTATGGTGCCATTATTTAAGCAAATTGCTCGTTGCTTAAACAGTTTGCATTTTCAG GTGGCAGAAAGAGTTCTTTTCTTTTGGAACAACGATCACATTGAGAGTTTGATCAGACAAAACCGCAAGGTAATATTACCCATAATCTTTCCTGCACTTGAAAGAAACGGACGTTATCATTGGAATCAAGCTGTGCATAGTTTGACTTTAAATGTTCGTAAAATCTTCTTTGACCTTGACCCTGAATTGTTCAACGAGTGTTTACTCAACTTTCAAGAAGAAGAGGAGAAGGAAGAAAAGATGAAAAGTAGACGTGAATCCACATGGAAACGGTTAGAAGAAATCGCTTCGAATAAAGCTTCGAGTAATGAAGCTGTTCTTGTGAATTAA